The sequence CCCAGGGCAGCCTTGATGAAGGTAAAATGATGCTTCACGCCGAAACATTCCCGGCCCAGATCCCTTACCGTGCACTTCTTTCCCCAGACCTGGATAATCTCCTCGTCCCCGTTTGTCTCAGCAGTACACACGTCGCCTGGGGAGCCATCCGTCTTGAACCCACCTGGATGCAGGTGGGAGAATCCGCCGGTTACGCCTGTGCGCTCGCCAAAAACACCGGGACCACTCCCGCATCCCTGGATTCTGCGCGACTCGTCCGCACACTTTCTGCGAATCACTCCATGATCACCTTTTTTAATGATGTGGATATCTCCCTGGATGATCCCTCCATCGTCGCCGCGCAGGTTTTCTCCACACAGGGTTTTTTTCACGATTACGATGCCCGGCTGGACCATCCATTGAAAACAGCCACGGCTAAAGTCTGGCTACAGACTTTACAATCTCGTGTCTCAGGTCCTGATGCAGTGCAAAAGACCGCAGCGGCCGTTGCCAGCGCCGAGGCCGGATATTCGTCGGCGATCACACCCGAAGCTTGGCATGAAATGCTGGTCCTTTTGGGTCACAAAACGGCCCCAGTCCCAGCAGGCTCTGAAATCACCCGTGGCAGGGCACTTCGGGACTTAAACAGCGCAGGACAATGACTTGCCTCATTGTTAGACCGTCTTAGGCAACCAACCTTATCCTGAGATCCCAACTCCCTTTGTCATGCGCCCCTTGGTGGTTATGGAGAAATAGTCGCAATAACCGCTTCAACGATAACGCATTCGCAAATCAGGGCTAAACTTTTCGCTGAGTGCTGCGCGGGTTCCTTCACCAGATTTCATCATCCCAAGGCCCCTCAAATGACCACTTAGCGAGCCGTTTTTTTGGAATTTATTCACAAAGCCGAAAAGTCGTCGGAACCCTGTAAAATAAGGGCACGGATGACTTTGTGAAATTTTTCACAAATAAGTCTTGCCTCTCCCCGCCCGGCTGCTAAAACACTCTCCGCCGACCCGGCCCGTTTTTTGCTATGGACGTAAGTTTTACCTTTCCCTCATCCGCCATTGTGCTCGCTGAAGTGAGCCGCAAGGCCGTGTCTCTGCTTGGTGGCGAGCGGGAGAGTTTCTGGCATTTCGTCACCAACTCCTGTTTCGTGGCTGCTATTGTCACTGGCATCATCATTTGGATGGCTAACAAGGCCACCTCCAAAATGACTCTAATTCCGCACCCGTGGCAGAACTTCTTCGAGTCGATCATTGAGGCTGTCTATAATCAGGTGGAAGCCATCGTTGGGCCCAAGCAGGCGCCCCGTGCTTTCCCTCTGTTGGCGACTCTTTTTATCTTCATTCTTGTTTCTAACTATTTCGGCCTCCTTCCAGGCGTTGGGACCATTGGCTGGGGCCATGGCCACGGCATGTTCAGCCTGGACCATATCACGGCTCCTCTGCTTCGCCCCGCAACTGCTGACCTCAACATGACGCTTGGCATGGCTTTGTGCTTCATGCTCATCTGGCTTTATCTCACCATTCGTGAACTGGGTGTCTGGGGTTTCATCAAGCATACATTCGGGCCAAAAGGTGGCGCAAAGGGGTTGATGGGCGTCTTCATCGCTCTCGTCTTCCTTCTGGTGGGTGCGATTGAAATCGTCTCCATCATGTTCCGTCCGGGTTCGCTTTCTCTTCGTCTCTTTGGTAACATCTATGCGGGTGAAACTCTCCTGCACACCATGATGACCCTGGGTGATATGTTTGGTTTGGGCAGCGTGGGTAAGTTCATCATCGCCACCATTGCTCCGATTCCCTTCTACTTTATGGAGCTCCTGGTCGGCCTTCTCCAGGCTGCCGTTTTCACCCTCCTTTGCGCCGTTTATATCCAGCTCTCCACCACTCATGATGAACATCATGATGAGGGGCACGATCACGATCACCACTGAAGCCTTTGGCCGTCGGGACCATGCCTATGAGTGTGGGCGGCGGCCAGATCAACCAAATACAAAAAAGACTAATACACTATGATGATGGAAATCATGTCCATGGCAGCTGAAGTTGCTGCCGTCGTTCCTGCCGCTCCTGTCGGCATCTCCGGTTCCCTTACCCTGGGTCTCGCCGGTGCTGGTGCCGCTATCGGCATCGGTCTTATCGGTGGCAAGGCAGTGGAAGCTGTCGGCCGTAACCCAGGCGCTGCTGGCAGCATCCAGACTCTGGCCATCATCGGCATGGCGCTGGCTGAAGCCGTCGCTATTTACGCTCTGATCATCGCGTTCCAGGGCCGTTAATCCTCCCCCGGAGGTGGCGGTCACTCGCTGGCCGCCACCTCCACCCCCGCTCACTCATTTGATTTTGTCATGACCACGACCTTCCTCGCAGCCTCCGACATTGCAGACCAGTTTGGCCTCGAATTGCCAAAACTGATCGCGCAGGTCCTGATTTTCCTTGTCGTGTTTTATGTCCTCAAGACCAAGGCCTTTGGTCCTATCCTGGCCATGCTTGAGCAGCGTCGTCAGCGCATTTCCGATGGTGAGTCCAAGCTCGAAAAAATCGCTCGTGACCTCGCTGAAGCTGAGAAGAATGCTCAGGCCATCGTGGATAAGGCCAACGACGATGCCAACCGTCTCGTTAAAGAGGCTGGTGACAGCGCTAAATCCCTCGCTGAAAAGCGTCAGCAGGAAGCCATTCAGGAAGCTGGTCAGATCCTCGCCAAAGCCCGCGAAGCCGCCAATCTGGAGCACGCGCAGCTCATGGCACAGCTTAAGAGCGAATTCGGCCGCATGGTTTCGGATGCCACCACCCGCGTCACTGGCAAGGTCCTTAACACCGACGACCAGGCTCGCATCAACCAGGAAACCTCCACTCAGGTCAGCCTGTAATTTTTCCTCGCCCTCACGATCATGAAAATCAGCAAGGAAGTCCGCCGCACCTCTCGCCAGCTTTTCCGCGTCTGCCTTGTGGACGGCAAGCTGGATGAGTCCCGCGTGCGTCTGGTCGTGAACAAAATCATCACCAGCAAGCCGCGTGGCTACCTTGGGATGCTGGATGCTTTCGCTTCCCTGATCCGTCATGAGACAGAAGGTCAGCGCGCCATCGTTGAGAGCGCTACTTTCCTGACCGCCGACATTCAGGCCGGCCTCAAATCCAGTCTTTCCCAGAAATACGGTCGCGAACTCGCTCTCGAATTTCACATCAATCCTGATCTTCTTGGCGGCATTCGCGTCAAGGTTGGTAGCGATGTCTGGGACGGCTCTGTCAAAGCCCGTCTCGAAGCCCTCAAGGCCTCTCTTTCCTAAGCGTTAACGTTCGGCACCCGACCCTCACTTTCCCTTTTCAAAACCAGCAGTTATCATGAGCAACATCCTCCAGGAGATCGAATCCCAAATCGCCGGACTCAAGACGGCGGTCACCAAATCCAATGTCGGCGTGGTCCGCGAGATCGGTGACGGCGCAGCCAAGATCGAAGGCTTGAGCGATGTCATGCTCAATGAAATGATTGAGTTCTCGAACGGTCAGTTCGGTCTCGCTCTTAACCTTGAAGAAACCGAAGTCGGCTGCGTGCTTCTCGGCTCCTCCGAAGGCATCAAGGCTGGTGACGAAGTGAAGACCACCGGTCGTCTCCTTTCGGTCCCTGTTGGCAAGGCCCTTCTTGGTCGTGTCGTCAGCACCCTGGGTGAGCCTCTGGATGGCAAAGGCCCGATCAATGCCGATGCCCACTACCCGGTTGAAAAGCTTGCTCCTGGCATCATTACCCGTAAGTCCGTGTCCGTCCCTGTGCAGACTGGCATCATGTCCATCGACGCCATGATCCCGATTGGCCGTGGCCAGCGTGAGCTCATCATTGGTGACCGCTCCACCGGCAAGACCACCATCGCGGTGGACACCATCATCTCCCAGGCCCAGCAGAACAAAGCAGCCGAGCAGGGCAAGCTGGCCGGCCACAAGCCTCTTTACTGTATCTACGTCGCCATCGGCCAGAAGCAGTCCAACGTCGCCCGCGTCGTCAAGACTCTCGAAGACGCTGGTGCAATGGAATACACCGTCATCGTGAACGCTTCGGCTTCCGATAGCGCTGTGAACCAGTATCTCGCCCCATACACAGGCTGCTCCATCGGTGAGTGGTTCATGGACCAGGGACAGGATGCCCTCATCGTTTTTGATGACCTTTCCAAGCAGGCTGTTGCTTATCGTCAGGTTTCCCTCGTGCTGAAGCGCCCTTCCGGTCGTGAAGCCTATCCGGGTGACGTGTTCTATCTCCACTCACGGTTGCTTGAGCGTTCCGCTCGTGTGAACGAAAACTACGGTGGTGGCTCCCTGACCGCTCTGCCGATCATTGAAACCCAGGCTGGTGACGTCTCTGCTTACATCCCGACCAACGTGATCTCCATCACGGACGGTCAGATCTTCCTTGAGACTGATCTTTTCTATCAGGGGATCCGCCCCGCTATTTCCGTCGGTCTTTCCGTCTCCCGTGTGGGTTCTGCCGCTCAGACGAAGGCCATCAAGAAGGTTTCCGGTACCACCAAGCTCGACTTGGCTCAGTTCCGCGAACTCGCTGCTTTCGCCCAGTTCGGTTCAGACCTCGACGCCGCTACCAAAGCCAAGCTTGATCGTGGTGCCCGCATCGTGGAGCTCTTCAAGCAGCAGCAGTATCAGCCGAAGAGCCTGCCTATCAT is a genomic window of Prosthecobacter fusiformis containing:
- a CDS encoding F0F1 ATP synthase subunit delta; its protein translation is MKISKEVRRTSRQLFRVCLVDGKLDESRVRLVVNKIITSKPRGYLGMLDAFASLIRHETEGQRAIVESATFLTADIQAGLKSSLSQKYGRELALEFHINPDLLGGIRVKVGSDVWDGSVKARLEALKASLS
- the atpA gene encoding F0F1 ATP synthase subunit alpha, with the protein product MSNILQEIESQIAGLKTAVTKSNVGVVREIGDGAAKIEGLSDVMLNEMIEFSNGQFGLALNLEETEVGCVLLGSSEGIKAGDEVKTTGRLLSVPVGKALLGRVVSTLGEPLDGKGPINADAHYPVEKLAPGIITRKSVSVPVQTGIMSIDAMIPIGRGQRELIIGDRSTGKTTIAVDTIISQAQQNKAAEQGKLAGHKPLYCIYVAIGQKQSNVARVVKTLEDAGAMEYTVIVNASASDSAVNQYLAPYTGCSIGEWFMDQGQDALIVFDDLSKQAVAYRQVSLVLKRPSGREAYPGDVFYLHSRLLERSARVNENYGGGSLTALPIIETQAGDVSAYIPTNVISITDGQIFLETDLFYQGIRPAISVGLSVSRVGSAAQTKAIKKVSGTTKLDLAQFRELAAFAQFGSDLDAATKAKLDRGARIVELFKQQQYQPKSLPIMVISLYAMQKGYFDSVSVDRVKEFQAKLETYLTERKSELVEKLANEKALDNVEADIKTTLEDFKAAWK
- the atpB gene encoding F0F1 ATP synthase subunit A — its product is MDVSFTFPSSAIVLAEVSRKAVSLLGGERESFWHFVTNSCFVAAIVTGIIIWMANKATSKMTLIPHPWQNFFESIIEAVYNQVEAIVGPKQAPRAFPLLATLFIFILVSNYFGLLPGVGTIGWGHGHGMFSLDHITAPLLRPATADLNMTLGMALCFMLIWLYLTIRELGVWGFIKHTFGPKGGAKGLMGVFIALVFLLVGAIEIVSIMFRPGSLSLRLFGNIYAGETLLHTMMTLGDMFGLGSVGKFIIATIAPIPFYFMELLVGLLQAAVFTLLCAVYIQLSTTHDEHHDEGHDHDHH
- the atpE gene encoding ATP synthase F0 subunit C is translated as MAAEVAAVVPAAPVGISGSLTLGLAGAGAAIGIGLIGGKAVEAVGRNPGAAGSIQTLAIIGMALAEAVAIYALIIAFQGR
- a CDS encoding ATP synthase F0 subunit B translates to MTTTFLAASDIADQFGLELPKLIAQVLIFLVVFYVLKTKAFGPILAMLEQRRQRISDGESKLEKIARDLAEAEKNAQAIVDKANDDANRLVKEAGDSAKSLAEKRQQEAIQEAGQILAKAREAANLEHAQLMAQLKSEFGRMVSDATTRVTGKVLNTDDQARINQETSTQVSL